CCACGCGGCGCTTCCTGCCCACCGACGACAACGACTTCGCGCGGATGGAATTCAACCCCTCCGGCGACAACGAGTCGGTCCCGCTGGGCTACAACCGGGAGTGGAGCGGCGTCGTCAAGCTGACCAACACCTCCTTCGCGGGCCTGAAGCTCAACTACCAGGCCCTGGTCGGCTGGAACGAGAGCCGCCGCACCACCTGGGCCTACCGCTTCAACCCCGACGGGCTCTCGAAGCAGGACCGCTTCTCCATCACCCACGGCCTGGATCTCACCCGCACCTTCGGCGACGCCACGTACCTCGACCTGAGCATCCGCGAGAACTTCGTCGAGTACGAGGACTTCGCCTTCGCGGACGTCTACGACGCGCGCTACGACGCGGGCGGCGGCGCCGAGGGCACCGTCAACTACGAGTACGGCGCCGTGGTGGAGGGCTACGACTTCACGCGCTTCTACCAGAAGACCGACGACTGGGTGATCAAGAGCGCGCTGGTCAGCCAGGTCTCTCAGGAGCACCAGCTCAAGACGGGCTTCGAGGTCAGCGCACCCGAGGTCCAGTACGGCACGCCCGGCCACCTGGTCTTCACCAGCGAGAGCGTCGACGGCGAGGTCGTCGAGCAGCTGACCCGCTACCTCAACCGGCCGCCGACCTTCCTGCCCGTGCAGACCTACCACCCGCGGATGGGGGCCGTCTTCCTGCAGGACCAGGCCGAGTACCCCGACCTCAAGGTGCGCGTGGGCCTGCGCCTGGAGTACTTCGACGCGAACTCGACCATCCCCAGCGACCTCGCCAACCCGGCGAACGCGATCGAGGGGGCCCCGCTGTCGCACCCGCAGGACACGACCGTCAAGATGGCCGTCTCCCCGCGCATCGGCGTCGCCTACCCCATCGAAGACTACGCGGCCATCCACTTCGCGTACGGCCACTTCCGGCAGTTCCCGGCCATCGGCACCATGTTCAACAACGCGAACTACGACGTCGTGGCCAACCTGCAGGCGGGCGACGAGTCCCGCATCGGCGTGCTCGGCAACCCCGACGTGCGGCCCGAAACGACCGTCCAGTACGAGATCGGCTACAAGCACGCCGTCAACCAGGACTTCGGCTTCACGGTGACGACCTTCTACAAGGACGTCCGCGACCTGCTGGGCGTGGAGTTCGTCGACACCTACATGGGCGTGCCCTACGCCCGGTTGACCAACGTCGACTTCGGCAACGTCTTCGGCGTGACCGTCAGCCTCGACCACCGCCGCCTCGGTCCGGCCGGCGTCTCGCTCGACTACACCTGGCAGCGGGCGATGGGCAACTCCAGCGACCCCTACGAGACCTTCACGCGGTCGACCAACGGCGAGGACGCCAACCCGCGCCTGGTGCCCTTCAACTGGGACCAGCGCCACACGCTGAACCTGACGGCTTCGCTGGCCGCGGCCGAGGACCTCGACGTGAGCGCCGTCGTGCGCCTGGTCAGCGGGCAGCCCTACACGCCGGTGATCGAGCGCGGGCACGGCAGCGGGCTGGACACCAACTCCGCCACCAAGCCGGCCGGCATGATCGTGGACCTGCGCGCCGAGAAGCGGCTGGGCGAGGGGGCCAGCGCCTTCCTGCGCGTCTTCAACGCGTTCGACAGCCGGTACTTCAACGGTTCGATCTTCGCCGACACCGGCAGCCCCTACTACTCGCGCTTCTCCGACCTGGACCGCGCCATCCTCTCGGATCCGACGCGGTTCTACCCGCCGCGGCGCATCGAGATCGGCGTCAGGATCACCGGAGGTCTGCTGTGATGCGCGAACGGAGGCCCCGCAGCATGTTTAGACCCGCCGCCGCGGCCCTCGCGGTCCTGGCCATCGCCTGGGCGGCCGCCGCCGACGTGCCCACGCCCGTCCCGCAGGAGCAGCGCGGCCGGCACACGCTGGAGCGCTCGGGCCAGCACGACGCCAACAACATCCGCACCATCTTCTGGAACTACGGCATGGTGGGCGACTACCCGGCGAACCCGTCCAACGTGGACCTGAGCGTGTTCCACTCGGCCGAGGTGCCCAAGGGCAGCGGCATGAACTACAGCGACGGCATCACGCCGTTCGTGCTGACGAAGATCGTGCAGGGCAACGGCGTCGAGTCGTACATCATGGAGACCGGCTTCCGCGAGCGGCAGGGCATCAGCCCCTACACCAACCGCATGATGCGCTTCGAACCGCGCCCGGGCTACCTGGAGTCGAACCCCGACCTCAACTCCGGGCTCTCGCCGGCCATCAGCAACGACCCGCGGACCTGGCCCGCCTCCTGGCCCGACCGCCTCGACGACCCGACCGACCCGGGCTGGCCCGGCAGCTGGAACGGCTACTTCGGCAAGCAGGTCGTGGCCGACCAGGAGAGCTACGTCGTCCTGGACGACGACTACTACGACGCCTGGTACTTCTTCCCCGACGCCCGCGATTCCACGCGCAACGGCCTGGGCCTGCGCCTCGAGGTCCGCGGCTTCCAGTGGGCCAACCCGCAGGCCCGCAACGTGATCTTCTGGCACTACGACATCACGAACGAGGGCACCACCGACTACGACGACAACGTCGTGTTCGGCCTCTACATGGACTCCGGCGTGGGCGGCGCGGCCCTCTCCTGCGACGGCATCTACGAGTCCGACGACGACAACGCCTACTTCGACCGCACCTTCGACGACCAGATCCTGAACCTGGTCTACACCTGGGACCGCTACGGCCACGGCCGCGACCTCAGCAGCGCCTGCGCCCGCACCGGCTACCTCGGCTACGCCTTCATGGAGACGCCGGGCAACGCCCTGGACGTCATCGACAACGACGAGGACGGCTTCGTCGACGAGCGGCGCGAGGGCGGCCCCGGCGTGCTGATCGTCGGGCAGCAGGCCATCGCCGACCACGTCGCGGCGAACTACGACCTGGCCCGCTTCGAGATCACCTACGGCCCGCTCGCGGAGATGCCCGCCTACGTCGAGGGCCTGTGGTGGACCGGCGACGAGGACCTGGACTGGGTCGCCGCCAACCACGACATCGGCGCCGATGGCCTCGACGACACCGGCGACGAGGGCGAGCGCGACGGCATCCCGACCGAGGGCGAGCCCAATTTCGACGGCACCGACCTCAACGAGTCCGACCAGATCGGCCTGACCGGCTTCCGGATCAACCGCATCCGCGCCGGGCAGGGCAACCCCGACCAGACGACCGACGGCATCGTCTTCTTCACCAACAGCGACGACTGGCCGCGGCGCCTGTACGAGCAGTTCACCGACCCCGACCCGGAGGTGCGCTTCGGCGAGCCGCTGGCCTCCAACTACAACATCGGCTTCTTCTTCGCCTCGGGCCCCTTCAAGCTGCGCGCCGGCCAGACCGAGCGCTTCAGCCTGGCCCTGGCCTACGGCGCCGACCTGGAGGAGCTGCGCCGCGGCGTCCGCACCGTGCAGCGCATCTACGACGCCAACTACCGCTTCGCCGTGCCGCCGCCGCTGCCGACCCTGACCGCGGAGGCCGGCGACGGTTTCGTGCGCCTGTCCTGGAACGACGTCTCCGAAAGCAGCGCCGACCCCGTGACGGGCGAGTTCGACTTCGAGGGCTACCGCGTCTACCGCTCCACCGACCCGGACTTCGTCGACCCCCAGGTGATCACCACCGGCACCGGCAGCGGCCCCATCGGCAACGGCCGGCCCATCGCCCAGTTCGACCTCGACAACGGCCGCAGCGGCTTCTCGACCCAGATCGTGGACGGCGTGGCCTACTACCTCGGCACCGACAGCGGCCTCACCCACACCTGGACCGACTACAGCGTGACCAACGGGCAGCGCTACTACTACGCGGTCACTTCCTACGACTACGGTTCCGAGGCGTTCGAATTCTACCCTTCCGAGAACGCCATCGCTCCCTCGCGGACCCCGCGAGGAGGGC
The sequence above is drawn from the bacterium genome and encodes:
- a CDS encoding TonB-dependent receptor, giving the protein MSCSAPARFIRLTLTCLLLLAAAATVRGGTTGRIAGRILDVDGKPVAAATVVVVGTRLGAYTDAEGQYSILNVAPGAYDLKITRLGFDPLTIRNVTVSSDNTTRQDVKLGETTLRAAEVVITAERPPVELAMTSSQTTLTSEDIEALPVQELNDVVNLQAGVVDGHFRGGRTGEVQYQVDGVSVNNAFDNKSIVSVDRSLLQEVQVISGTFDAEYGQAMSGVVNAVLKQGTEEFAWSGEAYTGGFVFPGRGDDRRTDETIHPTGILNFQASASGPTPLRDTVFLASARRSIFNDYIYATRRFLPTDDNDFARMEFNPSGDNESVPLGYNREWSGVVKLTNTSFAGLKLNYQALVGWNESRRTTWAYRFNPDGLSKQDRFSITHGLDLTRTFGDATYLDLSIRENFVEYEDFAFADVYDARYDAGGGAEGTVNYEYGAVVEGYDFTRFYQKTDDWVIKSALVSQVSQEHQLKTGFEVSAPEVQYGTPGHLVFTSESVDGEVVEQLTRYLNRPPTFLPVQTYHPRMGAVFLQDQAEYPDLKVRVGLRLEYFDANSTIPSDLANPANAIEGAPLSHPQDTTVKMAVSPRIGVAYPIEDYAAIHFAYGHFRQFPAIGTMFNNANYDVVANLQAGDESRIGVLGNPDVRPETTVQYEIGYKHAVNQDFGFTVTTFYKDVRDLLGVEFVDTYMGVPYARLTNVDFGNVFGVTVSLDHRRLGPAGVSLDYTWQRAMGNSSDPYETFTRSTNGEDANPRLVPFNWDQRHTLNLTASLAAAEDLDVSAVVRLVSGQPYTPVIERGHGSGLDTNSATKPAGMIVDLRAEKRLGEGASAFLRVFNAFDSRYFNGSIFADTGSPYYSRFSDLDRAILSDPTRFYPPRRIEIGVRITGGLL